A genomic window from Cupriavidus basilensis includes:
- a CDS encoding Bug family tripartite tricarboxylate transporter substrate binding protein yields the protein MHRNRRRATRLLLATLASTCVGTLTVPAPAQAADPYPNKPIRLVVPFPAGGTTDIMARAVAAELSKLQGWNVVVDNRPGAGGNIGTDMVAKAAPDGYTLLMGTVGTHGINQSLYGKLPFDPVKDFTPITEVASVPNVLVVNPAFAQQNRINSVTDLIAHARANPGKLNMASSGNGTSIHLAGELFKTQTRTFMVHFPYKGSGPALTDLAGGTMQLMFDNLPSSMALIKSGKLKALAVTSAKPSPALPGVPTVAEAARLPGFEASSWFGLLAPAGTPHEIVARVQQEVARALGTPAMREKMLAQGADPVGNTPEQFAAFIRAELTKWAKVVKDSGAKVD from the coding sequence ATGCACCGCAACCGTCGCCGCGCAACCCGCCTGCTACTCGCAACGCTCGCCAGCACATGCGTTGGCACGCTGACCGTACCCGCGCCCGCGCAAGCCGCAGACCCCTACCCCAACAAGCCGATCCGCCTGGTGGTGCCGTTCCCCGCCGGCGGCACGACCGACATCATGGCGCGCGCAGTGGCCGCCGAGCTGTCGAAGCTCCAGGGCTGGAACGTAGTCGTCGACAACCGGCCGGGCGCGGGCGGCAACATCGGCACCGACATGGTCGCCAAGGCCGCGCCGGACGGCTACACGCTGCTGATGGGCACGGTGGGCACGCATGGCATCAACCAGTCGCTGTACGGCAAGCTGCCGTTCGACCCGGTCAAGGACTTCACCCCCATCACCGAGGTGGCCTCTGTGCCCAATGTGCTGGTGGTCAACCCCGCCTTCGCGCAGCAAAACCGCATCAACAGCGTCACCGACCTGATCGCCCATGCGCGCGCCAACCCCGGCAAGCTCAACATGGCGTCGAGCGGCAACGGTACCTCGATCCACCTGGCAGGCGAGCTGTTCAAGACCCAGACCCGTACCTTCATGGTGCACTTTCCCTACAAGGGCAGCGGCCCGGCCCTGACCGACCTGGCCGGCGGCACCATGCAGCTCATGTTCGACAACCTGCCCTCGTCGATGGCGCTGATCAAGAGCGGCAAGCTCAAGGCGCTGGCTGTCACCAGCGCCAAACCGTCACCGGCGCTGCCGGGCGTGCCAACGGTGGCAGAGGCGGCCCGCCTGCCGGGCTTCGAGGCCAGTTCCTGGTTCGGCTTGCTGGCGCCCGCCGGCACGCCGCATGAGATCGTCGCGCGCGTCCAGCAGGAAGTCGCGCGCGCGCTGGGCACGCCGGCCATGCGGGAAAAGATGCTGGCCCAGGGCGCCGACCCGGTCGGCAACACGCCGGAACAGTTCGCCGCCTTTATCCGCGCCGAGCTCACCAAGTGGGCCAAGGTGGTCAAGGACTCGGGCGCCAAGGTGGATTGA
- the coq7 gene encoding 2-polyprenyl-3-methyl-6-methoxy-1,4-benzoquinone monooxygenase — MDTLIREFDVALRAIAGVTRASRANPADALAPDAQSLDETQRRHVAGLMRINHVGEVCAQALYQAQKLTARTPQVRAQMDEAAREEEDHLGWCAERLRELGSRPSLLNPLWYAGAFAIGWAAGRAGDRVSLGFVSETEYQVEQHLNGHLEQIPVADDRSRAILEQMRDDEVRHGAAAREAGGMPLPSPVRAMMRAASKVMTTAAYRI, encoded by the coding sequence ATGGATACCTTGATTCGCGAATTCGATGTGGCCTTGCGTGCGATCGCAGGCGTCACCCGCGCCAGCCGCGCCAACCCCGCCGATGCGCTTGCGCCCGATGCGCAGAGCCTCGACGAGACGCAACGCCGCCACGTGGCCGGGCTCATGCGCATCAACCACGTGGGCGAGGTCTGCGCGCAGGCCCTTTACCAGGCCCAGAAGCTGACCGCGCGCACGCCGCAGGTCCGCGCGCAGATGGATGAGGCTGCCCGCGAGGAAGAAGACCACCTAGGCTGGTGCGCCGAACGCCTGCGCGAGCTCGGCTCGCGTCCCAGCCTGCTCAACCCGCTCTGGTACGCAGGCGCGTTTGCCATTGGCTGGGCGGCGGGGCGAGCCGGCGACCGCGTCAGCCTGGGATTCGTCTCCGAGACCGAGTACCAGGTCGAGCAGCACCTCAATGGCCATCTCGAGCAGATCCCCGTTGCCGACGACCGGTCGCGCGCGATCCTGGAGCAGATGCGCGATGACGAGGTGAGGCACGGCGCCGCCGCGCGCGAGGCGGGCGGCATGCCGCTGCCCTCGCCGGTGCGCGCGATGATGCGGGCGGCTTCCAAGGTGATGACCACCGCCGCGTATCGGATCTGA
- the rsmH gene encoding 16S rRNA (cytosine(1402)-N(4))-methyltransferase RsmH has translation MSSTQTPGTTALRHRTVLLDEAVEALVWRPDGVYVDGTFGRGGHSRAILARLGPAGALVAFDKDPAAIAEAGTIKDARFSIEHTSFAEMPAALAGRGKVAGILLDLGISSPQIDDAERGFSFRFEGPLDMRMDTTRGITAAQWLAQADEQDIARVVRDYGEERFAVQIAKAVVARRSEPGHGGPLTTTAELAALVAKAVKTREKGQDPATRTFQALRIHVNQELADLESGLSAAYDLLQEGGRLVVISFHSLEDRIVKRFMQAHARPQQNADPAMRRAPLRADQLPQPTLKLLGRVKPGAEEVAANPRARSAVMRVAEKLPSPASPSSASTQKAGHP, from the coding sequence ATGAGCTCAACCCAAACGCCGGGGACCACCGCCCTGCGCCATCGCACCGTGTTGCTGGACGAGGCTGTCGAAGCCCTGGTCTGGCGGCCCGATGGCGTCTATGTGGACGGCACCTTCGGCAGAGGGGGGCACAGCCGGGCAATTCTGGCCCGGCTGGGCCCGGCCGGGGCACTGGTGGCCTTCGACAAGGATCCGGCAGCAATCGCAGAGGCGGGCACCATCAAGGATGCCCGCTTCTCCATTGAGCACACCAGCTTCGCCGAGATGCCGGCGGCGCTGGCGGGCCGGGGAAAGGTCGCCGGGATATTGCTCGACCTGGGCATCAGCTCACCCCAGATCGACGACGCGGAGCGGGGGTTTTCCTTTCGCTTCGAGGGACCGCTGGATATGCGCATGGACACCACGCGCGGCATTACCGCCGCGCAGTGGCTGGCGCAAGCGGATGAGCAAGACATCGCAAGGGTGGTACGGGACTATGGGGAAGAACGGTTTGCTGTACAGATTGCAAAGGCGGTTGTTGCTCGCCGGAGCGAACCCGGCCATGGCGGACCGCTTACCACTACTGCCGAGCTTGCCGCGCTCGTGGCGAAAGCCGTCAAAACACGCGAGAAGGGTCAGGACCCTGCGACCCGCACCTTTCAGGCTCTACGGATTCACGTCAATCAAGAGCTTGCGGACCTCGAAAGCGGCCTGAGCGCCGCTTACGACTTGTTGCAGGAAGGCGGGCGGCTGGTGGTCATCAGTTTTCATTCGCTTGAGGACCGCATCGTCAAGCGGTTCATGCAGGCGCACGCCCGTCCGCAGCAGAATGCCGATCCCGCCATGCGCCGCGCGCCCCTGCGCGCGGACCAGCTGCCGCAGCCCACGCTGAAGCTGCTCGGCCGGGTCAAGCCGGGCGCCGAAGAGGTTGCCGCCAATCCGCGTGCCCGCTCCGCGGTGATGCGCGTGGCCGAGAAGCTGCCGTCCCCGGCGTCCCCTTCGTCCGCCTCCACCCAGAAGGCGGGCCACCCATGA
- a CDS encoding porin, with the protein MKKSLLALAALGAFAGAAQAQSSVTLYGVADMNIEYVSHMSSSGTSGPSGNVTRMSSGGLSGSRWGLRGVEDLGSGMKALFVLESGFSLDTGSSQQGSRLFGRQAYVGLESAQFGRITLGRQYTTLFDLLANFSPSGYATQYEPVVAQLGVNFRSDNTVKYTGVFGPVTAIAHWSFGAGAPGGGEVPGQFRRDTAYGAGFGYAAGPFGATIAYDQFNPTESAAAGTSATYKKAAVAGSYAFGPAKVMAGYRWGQAKSSAGASLLRDDYYWIGANYQVTAPLGLTLQYNYDNVKSMNGVNVPNPWQVSFIADYSLSKRTDVYLTTAYAKNAGLNLDTAAIGFANGYPLGAGKTNMFGAGVGIRHKF; encoded by the coding sequence ATGAAAAAATCGCTTCTCGCGCTGGCTGCGTTGGGTGCATTCGCGGGTGCCGCACAGGCCCAGTCCAGCGTGACGCTTTATGGCGTGGCGGACATGAACATTGAATACGTCTCACACATGTCCAGCAGCGGCACCAGCGGCCCCTCGGGCAACGTGACGCGGATGAGCTCGGGTGGCCTGTCCGGCTCGCGCTGGGGTCTGCGCGGCGTGGAAGACCTGGGCAGCGGAATGAAAGCCCTGTTCGTGCTCGAAAGCGGCTTCAGCCTGGATACCGGCTCTTCGCAGCAAGGCAGCCGCCTGTTCGGTCGTCAAGCTTATGTCGGTCTGGAAAGCGCCCAGTTTGGCCGCATTACCCTCGGCCGCCAGTACACCACGCTGTTTGACCTGCTCGCCAACTTCTCGCCCAGCGGCTACGCTACTCAGTATGAACCGGTGGTCGCCCAGCTCGGGGTGAACTTCCGCTCCGACAACACTGTCAAGTACACCGGTGTGTTTGGTCCGGTGACCGCGATCGCCCACTGGTCGTTCGGCGCCGGTGCGCCGGGTGGTGGTGAGGTCCCGGGCCAATTCCGCCGTGACACCGCGTACGGTGCCGGCTTCGGCTATGCTGCCGGCCCCTTCGGCGCCACGATCGCCTACGACCAGTTCAACCCCACCGAGAGCGCTGCCGCGGGCACCAGTGCCACCTACAAGAAAGCCGCCGTGGCCGGCAGCTACGCCTTTGGCCCGGCAAAGGTCATGGCCGGTTATCGCTGGGGTCAGGCCAAGAGCTCCGCGGGCGCCAGCCTGCTGCGCGACGACTACTACTGGATTGGCGCCAACTACCAGGTCACGGCACCGCTGGGCCTGACGCTGCAGTACAACTACGACAACGTCAAGAGCATGAACGGCGTCAATGTCCCGAATCCGTGGCAAGTCTCGTTCATCGCCGACTACAGCCTTTCCAAGCGTACCGACGTCTACCTGACGACCGCGTATGCCAAGAATGCGGGCCTGAACCTCGACACCGCGGCAATCGGCTTCGCCAATGGCTATCCGCTGGGCGCCGGCAAAACCAATATGTTCGGCGCTGGCGTCGGTATCCGCCACAAGTTCTGA
- a CDS encoding MarR family winged helix-turn-helix transcriptional regulator: MPTSPAAEAPPKAGAEEAPVDLETSADDNAHDALRLWLRLLTCTNLVEADIRSRLRQDFACTLPRFDLMSQLDRHPEGLKMGELSRRMMVTGGNVTGITDQLQQEGLVSREALPSDRRAYLIRLTPAGRIAFSKMARAHEDWIEQLFGGLPQTDRRALFRLLGRLKTGLVSA, translated from the coding sequence ATGCCCACCTCACCTGCCGCCGAGGCCCCGCCCAAGGCCGGCGCCGAAGAAGCGCCGGTCGATCTCGAAACCAGCGCCGACGATAACGCCCACGACGCCCTGCGCCTGTGGCTGCGCCTGCTGACCTGCACCAATCTGGTCGAGGCCGACATCCGCTCCCGGTTGCGCCAGGATTTCGCCTGCACCCTGCCGCGCTTTGACCTGATGTCCCAGCTCGACCGCCATCCGGAAGGCCTGAAGATGGGCGAGCTGTCGCGCCGCATGATGGTCACCGGCGGTAACGTCACCGGCATCACTGACCAGCTCCAGCAAGAAGGCCTGGTCTCGCGCGAGGCTTTGCCAAGCGATCGCCGCGCTTACCTGATCCGGCTCACGCCGGCCGGGCGCATCGCGTTTTCCAAGATGGCGCGCGCACACGAAGACTGGATCGAGCAATTGTTCGGCGGCCTGCCCCAGACCGACCGGCGCGCCCTGTTCCGCTTGCTGGGCCGGCTCAAGACCGGGCTGGTGAGCGCATGA
- a CDS encoding TetR/AcrR family transcriptional regulator: MPTAQKTAPAAEAAPEIALDAVPARSHIAERQEARRRQILDAAAQLFYTKGYPGMTMNDLCRALGVTKPAVYYYFTDKYEIFDILCRESAQTCLPVIRETADPALPVRERLHTCLLEMARRCIACYVPATLSFRDNQYLRPETVTWLGNMARAFYRDLYALLEEGKRTGVFSYGDARVTAHAIGSVVGFMYTWHQPERMGAQALAEELATSMMKMVLPVNA, translated from the coding sequence ATGCCGACTGCACAGAAAACCGCTCCCGCCGCCGAGGCCGCTCCGGAAATCGCTCTGGACGCCGTACCCGCCCGCTCGCATATCGCCGAGCGGCAGGAAGCGCGCCGCCGCCAGATCCTCGATGCCGCTGCCCAGCTGTTCTATACCAAGGGCTATCCCGGCATGACGATGAACGACCTGTGCCGCGCGCTGGGCGTGACCAAGCCGGCGGTGTACTACTACTTCACCGACAAGTACGAGATCTTCGACATCTTGTGCCGCGAGTCCGCGCAGACCTGCCTGCCGGTCATCCGCGAGACCGCCGACCCGGCCCTGCCGGTGCGCGAGCGCCTGCATACCTGCCTGCTGGAAATGGCGCGGCGTTGCATTGCCTGCTACGTGCCCGCCACGCTCAGCTTTCGCGACAACCAGTACCTGCGGCCGGAAACGGTGACGTGGCTGGGCAATATGGCGCGGGCCTTCTATCGCGACCTCTATGCGCTGCTGGAGGAAGGCAAGCGCACGGGCGTGTTCAGCTATGGCGACGCGCGCGTGACCGCGCATGCGATTGGCAGCGTGGTGGGCTTCATGTACACCTGGCACCAGCCTGAACGCATGGGGGCGCAGGCGCTGGCGGAAGAGCTGGCCACGAGCATGATGAAGATGGTGTTGCCGGTGAACGCCTGA
- the mraZ gene encoding division/cell wall cluster transcriptional repressor MraZ, with protein sequence MFQGASALSLDAKGRMSIPARHREALQQQAEGRVTLTKHPDGCLLLFPRPEWENFRGRIAALPMDAHWWKRIFLGNAADVDMDGAGRVLIAPELRSAALLDKEVMLLGMGSHFEVWDAATYAAKEQQAMAQGMPDALKNFSF encoded by the coding sequence TTGTTTCAGGGCGCATCGGCGCTGTCACTGGATGCCAAGGGCCGGATGTCGATTCCGGCGCGGCACCGTGAAGCGCTACAACAGCAGGCCGAGGGCCGGGTAACGCTGACCAAGCACCCGGACGGCTGCCTGCTGCTGTTTCCACGCCCTGAATGGGAAAACTTCCGTGGTCGCATTGCGGCTTTGCCGATGGACGCGCACTGGTGGAAGCGCATCTTCCTGGGCAATGCCGCCGACGTCGACATGGACGGCGCGGGCCGGGTGCTGATCGCGCCCGAGCTGCGTAGCGCCGCCTTGCTCGACAAGGAAGTCATGCTGCTCGGTATGGGCAGCCATTTCGAAGTCTGGGATGCCGCGACCTACGCCGCCAAGGAACAGCAGGCGATGGCGCAGGGCATGCCGGACGCATTGAAGAATTTCTCTTTCTGA
- a CDS encoding long-chain fatty acid--CoA ligase → MERLWLKHYPAGVPAEIDSSQFHSLAELLEASFRTYADRRAFVCMDKSITYGELDRMSRQFAAWLQSRGLKPGARVAIMMPNVLQYPVVLAAVLRAGFVVVNVNPLYTPRELEHQLKDSGAEAIVILENFATTLQQVLPATPVKHVVVASMGDLLGGLKGAIVNFVVRNVKKMVPAWELPNCVRFNAVLAEGRGMQLQPATTGPDDVAFLQYTGGTTGVSKGAVLLHRNIVSNVLQSEAWMQPALAKGAPIDQVITITALPLYHIFALTVCCLLGMRSGGLSVLIPNPRDIPGFIKELQKYKFNMFPAVNTLYNALINSPDIDKVDFSGLRVANGGGMAVQEAVAKKWLARTGCPIIEGYGLSETSPSATCNPTDSDAFSGTIGLPLPSTDIAIRDDDGADVPLGQAGEICIRGPQVMAGYWNRPDETAKVMTADGFFKSGDIGVMDARGYTKIVDRKKDMILVSGFNVYPNEVEGVAAECPGVLEVAAVGVPDEHSGEVVKLYVVRKDPALTEAELIAFCKERLTGYKRPKFVEFRSELPKTNVGKILRRELRDSRKAA, encoded by the coding sequence ATGGAAAGACTGTGGCTGAAGCATTACCCGGCCGGCGTACCTGCCGAGATTGATAGCAGTCAGTTCCACTCGCTGGCCGAATTGCTCGAGGCGTCCTTCCGCACCTATGCTGATCGCCGTGCCTTTGTGTGCATGGACAAGTCGATCACCTACGGCGAACTCGACCGCATGTCGCGGCAATTCGCGGCGTGGCTGCAGTCGCGCGGGCTCAAGCCGGGCGCGCGCGTGGCCATCATGATGCCCAACGTGCTGCAGTATCCGGTGGTGCTGGCCGCGGTGCTGCGTGCCGGCTTTGTCGTCGTCAACGTCAATCCGCTCTACACCCCGCGCGAACTCGAGCATCAACTCAAGGACAGCGGCGCCGAGGCCATCGTCATCCTCGAGAACTTCGCCACCACGCTGCAGCAAGTGCTGCCCGCCACGCCGGTCAAGCACGTGGTGGTGGCCAGCATGGGCGACCTGCTGGGCGGCCTCAAGGGCGCGATCGTCAATTTCGTTGTGCGCAACGTCAAGAAGATGGTGCCGGCGTGGGAGCTGCCCAACTGCGTGCGCTTCAACGCAGTGCTGGCAGAGGGGCGCGGCATGCAGTTGCAGCCCGCCACCACGGGCCCGGACGACGTTGCCTTCCTGCAATACACCGGTGGCACCACTGGCGTGTCCAAGGGCGCCGTGCTGCTGCACCGGAACATCGTCTCCAACGTGCTGCAGTCCGAGGCCTGGATGCAGCCGGCGCTGGCCAAGGGCGCACCGATCGACCAGGTGATCACCATCACGGCGCTGCCGCTGTACCACATCTTCGCGCTGACGGTCTGCTGCCTGCTGGGCATGCGCAGCGGCGGCCTGAGCGTGCTGATCCCCAATCCGCGCGATATCCCCGGTTTCATCAAGGAGCTGCAGAAGTACAAGTTCAACATGTTCCCGGCGGTCAATACGCTGTACAACGCGCTGATCAACAGCCCGGATATCGACAAGGTCGACTTCTCTGGCTTGCGCGTGGCAAACGGCGGGGGCATGGCGGTGCAGGAAGCGGTGGCCAAGAAGTGGCTGGCCAGGACGGGCTGCCCGATCATCGAAGGCTACGGCCTGTCGGAGACCTCGCCTTCGGCGACCTGCAACCCGACTGATTCCGACGCGTTCTCCGGCACCATCGGCCTGCCGCTGCCGTCGACCGACATCGCCATTCGCGACGACGACGGTGCGGACGTGCCGCTCGGCCAGGCTGGCGAGATCTGCATCCGCGGCCCGCAGGTGATGGCCGGCTACTGGAACCGCCCGGACGAGACCGCCAAGGTCATGACGGCCGACGGCTTCTTCAAGTCCGGCGACATTGGTGTGATGGACGCGCGTGGCTACACCAAGATCGTCGACCGCAAGAAGGACATGATCCTGGTGTCCGGCTTCAACGTGTACCCGAACGAGGTCGAAGGCGTGGCCGCAGAGTGCCCGGGCGTGCTGGAGGTGGCAGCGGTGGGTGTGCCCGACGAGCATTCGGGCGAAGTGGTCAAACTGTACGTGGTCCGCAAGGATCCCGCGCTGACAGAAGCCGAACTGATCGCCTTCTGCAAGGAGCGCCTGACCGGCTACAAGCGGCCCAAGTTCGTGGAGTTCCGCAGCGAGTTGCCCAAGACCAATGTGGGCAAGATCCTGCGCCGCGAGCTGCGCGACAGCCGCAAGGCGGCCTGA
- a CDS encoding AMP-binding protein, which produces MDETTYLADMHARWQRAWPERTPRTPQYPLGRQPLTDMLRHWSRTRPDRPAVIFYGHETTYAELDAQSDRCAALLAAHGVGAGDRVAVLMPNCPQFHIVFFGILKLGAVYVPISPLSQRAELQHALTDSTPHALIALDQLVPLVRETRAALGAQDPLALLFSTSFADAIPAEPTLPLPPMVQAPRHDCEADGYAIDLLRAMAACTHAAPATPASLDAAAALNYTGGTTGLPKGCIHTQGDMVDMAAAFGAVSLDIADDSVMLGFFPEFWIAGENLCLIFPAFFGIPLVLLARWDPETFMAAVQRYQVTNASMLVDNAVEVMEHPRAAQYALRSLRYVGVSSFVKKLNLPYRRAWQALTGSVIAETAWGMTETQTCNTFAYGMQDDDLDLRAQPIFVGLPVPGTEFKICDFASGELLAPGAEGELCVRTPTLLKGYWNKPDATRESLRNGWFHTGDIGLIDEHGYLHYLGRRKEMLKVNGMSVFPAEIEALLGQHPAILGSAVLGRADEDRGQLPVAFVMLKPEAIGTVDNAALVQWCRANMAVYKVPLVHIVDALPLTATGKVRKQDLAPLAEQLG; this is translated from the coding sequence ATGGACGAAACGACCTACCTGGCCGACATGCATGCGCGCTGGCAGCGCGCATGGCCCGAGCGCACCCCGCGCACGCCGCAATATCCGCTGGGGCGCCAGCCGCTCACGGATATGCTGCGCCACTGGAGCCGCACCCGGCCAGACCGCCCCGCAGTGATCTTCTACGGCCACGAAACCACCTACGCGGAGCTGGACGCGCAGAGCGACCGCTGCGCCGCGCTGCTGGCAGCACACGGCGTCGGCGCCGGTGACCGCGTGGCGGTGCTGATGCCAAACTGCCCGCAGTTCCACATCGTGTTCTTCGGCATCCTCAAGCTGGGCGCCGTGTACGTGCCGATCAGCCCGCTGTCGCAGCGCGCCGAGTTGCAGCACGCGCTCACCGACAGCACGCCGCACGCACTGATCGCGCTGGACCAACTGGTGCCGCTGGTACGCGAAACGCGCGCCGCGCTGGGCGCGCAGGATCCGCTCGCCCTGCTGTTTTCGACCAGCTTTGCCGATGCGATTCCCGCCGAGCCCACACTGCCGCTGCCGCCCATGGTGCAGGCCCCGCGCCATGACTGCGAAGCGGACGGCTACGCCATCGACCTGCTGCGCGCGATGGCGGCGTGCACGCACGCAGCCCCTGCCACACCAGCCTCGCTCGATGCCGCGGCCGCGCTTAACTACACCGGCGGCACCACCGGCCTGCCCAAGGGCTGCATCCACACCCAGGGCGATATGGTGGACATGGCGGCCGCGTTCGGCGCGGTCTCGCTCGACATCGCCGACGACAGCGTCATGCTGGGCTTCTTCCCCGAGTTCTGGATCGCGGGCGAGAACCTCTGCCTGATCTTCCCCGCCTTCTTCGGCATCCCGCTGGTGCTGCTGGCGCGCTGGGATCCCGAGACCTTCATGGCGGCGGTGCAGCGCTACCAAGTCACCAACGCGTCGATGCTGGTGGACAACGCGGTGGAGGTGATGGAGCACCCGCGCGCGGCGCAGTACGCATTGCGCTCGCTGCGCTACGTGGGCGTATCGTCCTTCGTCAAAAAGCTCAACCTGCCTTATCGCCGCGCGTGGCAGGCGCTGACCGGCTCGGTCATTGCCGAGACCGCCTGGGGCATGACCGAGACGCAAACCTGCAACACCTTTGCCTATGGCATGCAGGACGATGACCTGGACCTGCGCGCCCAGCCCATCTTTGTCGGCCTGCCCGTGCCCGGCACAGAGTTCAAGATCTGCGACTTCGCCAGCGGCGAGCTGCTTGCGCCGGGCGCCGAGGGCGAGCTGTGCGTGCGCACGCCGACCCTGCTCAAAGGCTACTGGAACAAACCCGACGCCACGCGCGAATCGCTGCGCAACGGCTGGTTCCACACCGGCGACATCGGCCTGATCGACGAGCACGGCTATCTGCACTACCTGGGCCGGCGCAAGGAGATGCTCAAGGTCAACGGCATGAGCGTGTTCCCGGCCGAGATCGAGGCGCTGCTGGGCCAGCATCCGGCCATTCTCGGCTCGGCGGTGCTGGGCCGTGCGGATGAGGACCGGGGCCAGTTGCCGGTGGCCTTTGTCATGCTCAAGCCCGAAGCCATCGGCACGGTGGACAACGCCGCGCTGGTGCAATGGTGCCGCGCCAACATGGCCGTCTACAAGGTGCCGCTCGTGCATATTGTCGACGCTCTGCCGCTGACCGCCACGGGCAAGGTGCGCAAGCAGGACCTGGCGCCGCTGGCCGAGCAGCTTGGCTGA